One stretch of Candidatus Binatia bacterium DNA includes these proteins:
- a CDS encoding 4-hydroxybutyrate CoA-transferase: protein MRWQERYRHKLCSPEEAVTHIANGSSVRLPMGPVPLTLLRALAERHPAPERIRVFQGASRQPLPFLDAPERWQGKIEFITDFVSQLIRPAIEQRWADFLVTDYSVGSRSQYFDRNDIWHPDVFLAVVSEPDANGRVSFGYTLWHSRPLLQNARLKIAEVAPNVLRTFGDNAVPLESFDFIVEARAQVPPPPPPELSPERAEVTAVIGAYVSTLVRDGDTIQIGTGTLSSCIGDYLTGKNDLGIDAEILVASAVELVKLGVATGKYKTFHPGVATASFIVPGSDFAFCHLNPRIALYDIEWCNALPRIAQIENLVAINQASMIDLTGQAASESIGATMYTGPGGQLVWSMGALYAPNGRSILVLPSTARNGTISRIVSRLPSGSVVTVPRTFVDYVITEHGIVNLQGRTQRERARALMEIAHPQFRDELRDYAERTFWPRRRVFGP, encoded by the coding sequence ATGCGCTGGCAGGAAAGATACCGACACAAACTTTGCTCGCCGGAGGAGGCCGTTACGCACATCGCCAACGGGAGCTCCGTGCGCTTACCCATGGGACCCGTCCCACTGACACTTCTACGCGCACTGGCAGAACGGCACCCGGCTCCGGAAAGGATCCGCGTCTTTCAGGGGGCGTCGCGCCAGCCGCTGCCGTTTCTCGATGCGCCGGAGAGGTGGCAGGGCAAAATCGAATTCATCACCGACTTTGTTTCCCAGTTGATCCGTCCCGCCATCGAACAGCGCTGGGCAGATTTCCTCGTTACGGACTACAGCGTGGGCTCGCGCTCGCAATATTTCGACCGCAACGACATCTGGCATCCCGACGTGTTCCTAGCCGTTGTCTCGGAACCCGATGCCAATGGCCGGGTGAGCTTCGGTTACACGCTCTGGCACTCGCGCCCGCTCCTGCAAAACGCCCGCCTGAAAATCGCGGAAGTGGCGCCGAATGTGCTGCGAACCTTCGGTGACAACGCCGTGCCCCTCGAAAGCTTCGATTTCATCGTCGAGGCGCGCGCGCAAGTGCCTCCGCCGCCACCCCCGGAACTCAGCCCCGAGCGAGCGGAAGTGACCGCTGTCATCGGCGCGTACGTCTCTACACTGGTACGCGACGGCGACACGATCCAAATCGGCACCGGAACCCTGTCTTCCTGCATCGGGGACTACCTCACGGGCAAAAACGACCTCGGTATCGATGCGGAAATCTTGGTCGCTTCTGCGGTCGAACTCGTAAAGCTGGGGGTGGCTACGGGCAAATACAAGACGTTCCACCCCGGAGTGGCCACGGCGTCCTTTATTGTCCCGGGAAGCGACTTTGCGTTTTGCCATCTCAACCCACGGATTGCTCTGTACGACATCGAATGGTGCAATGCCCTGCCACGCATCGCGCAGATCGAAAACCTGGTCGCGATCAATCAAGCTTCCATGATCGATCTCACTGGGCAGGCGGCCTCGGAGTCCATTGGAGCCACGATGTACACGGGCCCGGGCGGACAGCTCGTCTGGTCCATGGGCGCTCTGTACGCGCCCAACGGCCGGTCCATACTTGTTCTCCCCTCTACGGCACGCAACGGCACCATTTCCCGGATCGTTTCGAGGCTTCCCTCGGGAAGTGTGGTGACCGTGCCGAGAACCTTCGTCGACTACGTGATCACCGAACACGGGATCGTCAACTTGCAGGGCCGCACGCAACGCGAGCGCGCTCGAGCCCTGATGGAGATTGCCCACCCGCAGTTTCGCGACGAGCTACGAGACTACGCCGAGCGAACCTTTTGGCCGCGCCGGCGCGTGTTCGGCCCCTGA
- a CDS encoding sigma-54-dependent Fis family transcriptional regulator, producing MEPYIVKGNHPVMEKIFQICDRVAPTDSTVLIQGESGTGKELVARYIHARSRRANNPFIPVNCGAIPADLLESEMFGHEKGAFTGAVAARMGLFQYANGGTIFLDEIGEMTPALQVKLLRVLQEREIRPVGSDRTIRVDVRVIAATNRDLSADVKAGRFREDLFYRLQVIPITIPPLRERRSDIPVLVQHFLEKHNSQRPGQPVRVSDEAMVHLWEYDWPGNVRELENLIERLVILSEDGIIRVENLPPNIRTFISDKKIPRPTLTDEGIDLNRAVEEFEYRLIDEALRRTKGNKQAAARLLGLKRTTLVAKLRRKASSSDQGCVL from the coding sequence ATGGAACCGTACATCGTCAAAGGAAACCACCCGGTCATGGAAAAGATCTTCCAGATTTGCGACCGGGTGGCCCCCACCGATTCGACCGTGTTGATTCAAGGGGAGAGCGGCACGGGCAAGGAACTGGTTGCCCGTTACATCCATGCACGCAGCCGCCGGGCCAACAACCCGTTCATCCCCGTTAACTGTGGCGCCATCCCGGCGGACCTGCTGGAGTCCGAAATGTTCGGCCACGAAAAGGGGGCGTTTACAGGTGCTGTGGCAGCCCGCATGGGGCTGTTTCAGTACGCCAACGGCGGCACCATTTTCCTCGACGAAATCGGAGAGATGACTCCGGCTTTGCAGGTCAAGCTATTGCGGGTGCTGCAGGAGCGTGAAATTCGGCCGGTGGGTTCGGACCGTACGATTCGGGTGGATGTGCGGGTGATTGCGGCCACCAATCGGGACCTGTCGGCCGATGTCAAAGCAGGTCGTTTTCGCGAGGATTTGTTTTACCGCCTGCAAGTGATCCCGATCACGATACCGCCGTTGCGCGAGCGCCGCTCGGATATTCCGGTTTTGGTGCAGCATTTCTTGGAAAAGCACAATAGTCAGCGCCCCGGGCAGCCCGTGCGCGTGTCGGACGAAGCCATGGTGCACTTGTGGGAGTACGACTGGCCGGGAAACGTGCGCGAGCTGGAGAATTTAATCGAGCGTCTCGTGATTCTGAGTGAGGACGGCATCATTCGAGTCGAGAACCTTCCGCCCAACATTCGCACCTTCATATCGGATAAAAAAATTCCCCGGCCGACGCTGACGGATGAAGGGATCGATCTGAACCGAGCCGTGGAAGAGTTCGAGTATCGGCTGATTGACGAGGCTCTGCGCCGGACCAAAGGGAACAAACAAGCAGCCGCCCGGTTGCTGGGACTCAAGCGTACCACGTTAGTTGCCAAGCTGCGCCGCAAAGCGAGTAGCTCCGACCAGGGCTGCGTTTTGTAA
- the rph gene encoding ribonuclease PH: MRRVDGRLPTDLRPVVMHPGFIRQALGSVLAEAGNTRVICTASLEEAVPPFLEDTGKGWLTAEYSMLPGSSPQRIQREAARGRLGGRTHEIQRLIGRSLRSVVDLAKLGPRTVWIDCDVIEADGGTRTLSITGAYVALALAVRRLLDNGILEQNPITGAVAAVSAGLVDGTPVLDLCYAEDSRAEVDMNFVMTDSGRFVEVQGTAEGHPFDRATLEQLTDLAWSGIQRLLAIQKQVLG; this comes from the coding sequence ATGCGTCGTGTGGATGGCCGCTTACCAACCGATCTCCGGCCCGTGGTGATGCACCCCGGGTTCATCCGCCAGGCTTTGGGCTCGGTGCTGGCCGAAGCTGGAAACACGCGTGTGATTTGCACGGCATCGCTGGAGGAAGCTGTGCCGCCGTTTTTAGAGGACACGGGGAAGGGCTGGCTTACTGCGGAGTACAGCATGTTGCCTGGATCGAGTCCGCAGCGAATCCAGCGCGAAGCCGCGCGCGGGCGCTTGGGCGGGCGTACCCACGAAATTCAGAGGTTAATTGGGCGGAGTTTGCGGTCGGTGGTAGACCTCGCCAAACTCGGGCCACGGACGGTGTGGATAGACTGTGACGTCATCGAAGCCGACGGCGGCACGCGTACCCTTTCGATCACGGGCGCCTATGTGGCCCTGGCGCTCGCCGTGCGCCGGCTTCTGGACAATGGAATCCTAGAACAAAACCCGATTACCGGGGCAGTTGCAGCGGTGAGCGCCGGGCTTGTAGACGGCACACCCGTGCTCGATCTTTGCTACGCGGAAGACTCGCGGGCCGAGGTAGACATGAATTTCGTCATGACCGATTCGGGCCGCTTCGTCGAGGTGCAAGGCACGGCTGAGGGGCACCCGTTCGATCGCGCCACCCTGGAACAATTGACGGACTTGGCATGGTCGGGCATCCAGCGACTCTTGGCCATCCAGAAGCAAGTGCTGGGATGA
- a CDS encoding non-canonical purine NTP pyrophosphatase, producing MNSASHRPKLVLATANPGKVKELRELLAPAGVECISLEGLHGVPVVEETGRTYEENAALKARAIAAWAGLAALADDSGLEVDALEGAPGVDSAYYAGRPADDAANVAKLLRALEGVPPERRQARFRCVLVVVRPDGKVLASEGICEGRIALAPRGQQGFGYDPIFIPEGSDKTFAELGPEFKRHYSHRARAARKLRERLRNFLTEQCVTAD from the coding sequence ATGAACAGCGCATCCCACCGGCCCAAGCTGGTGCTGGCGACCGCCAACCCCGGTAAAGTGAAAGAGCTCCGCGAGCTCCTCGCCCCCGCCGGAGTCGAGTGCATTTCGCTCGAGGGGCTCCACGGGGTTCCGGTAGTGGAGGAAACCGGGCGCACCTACGAGGAAAATGCCGCTTTGAAGGCCCGTGCCATCGCGGCGTGGGCTGGGCTTGCTGCTCTTGCCGACGACTCGGGGCTGGAGGTAGATGCCTTGGAGGGCGCACCTGGCGTGGATTCTGCGTACTATGCCGGCAGGCCTGCCGACGACGCAGCCAATGTGGCCAAACTTTTGCGCGCCCTCGAAGGGGTGCCGCCCGAACGCCGTCAGGCACGTTTCCGCTGTGTTCTGGTCGTTGTCCGGCCTGATGGAAAGGTGCTCGCGAGCGAAGGGATTTGCGAGGGCCGGATTGCTCTGGCCCCGCGCGGCCAACAGGGGTTCGGCTACGATCCGATTTTCATTCCGGAAGGGAGCGACAAAACCTTTGCCGAGCTCGGTCCCGAATTCAAACGACACTACTCCCATCGCGCGCGCGCCGCACGCAAGCTGCGGGAGCGTTTGCGCAATTTTCTTACCGAACAATGCGTAACTGCCGATTGA
- a CDS encoding hypothetical protein (possible pseudo, frameshifted) codes for MPYDPERHHRRSIRLKGYDYTQPGAYFVTICTHDRACLFGEVVDGQMRLNEAGSRRTTMLGRHTEPFPARSIGCIHHHAQPCAWHFGDCPLRR; via the coding sequence ATGCCTTACGACCCGGAACGGCACCATCGCCGCAGCATCCGCCTGAAGGGGTACGATTACACCCAGCCTGGGGCGTATTTCGTCACCATTTGCACCCATGACCGGGCATGCCTGTTCGGCGAGGTGGTGGATGGACAGATGCGGTTGAACGAGGCAGGGTCACGTCGCACAACGATGTTGGGCCGACATACCGAACCATTTCCCGCACGTTCAATTGGATGCATTCATCATCATGCCCAACCATGTGCATGGCATTTTGGTGATTGCCCATTACGTCGGTAG
- a CDS encoding hypothetical protein (possible pseudo, frameshifted) — MPALSPFWQRNYYEHIIRDERSLNRIREYIATNPLRWHLDRENPARSGTNPLEEEWFG, encoded by the coding sequence ATGCCGGCATTGAGTCCGTTCTGGCAACGCAATTATTACGAACACATCATCCGTGACGAACGATCCCTGAACCGCATCCGCGAATACATCGCCACCAACCCCCTGCGCTGGCACCTCGACCGCGAAAACCCTGCCCGAAGCGGCACGAATCCCCTGGAGGAGGAATGGTTCGGGTAA